In one Siniperca chuatsi isolate FFG_IHB_CAS linkage group LG14, ASM2008510v1, whole genome shotgun sequence genomic region, the following are encoded:
- the vps26c gene encoding vacuolar protein sorting-associated protein 26C yields MSVTLDIRLKRANKVYHEGEAVAGVILLVCKESLQHHGISLNMEGLVNLQLSSKSVGVFEAFYNSVKPIQLISSNIEVAKAGKVPAGKTEIPFEFPLNTKGNKVLYETYHGVFVNIQYTLRCDMKRPLLAKDLSRNCEFIVHCQPQKAKVVPTPVNFTITPDTLQNIRERSSLPKFLIRGHLDATNCVISQPLTGEVVVENSDVPIKSIELQLVRVETCGCAEGYARDATEIQNIQIAEGDVCHSLPIPIYMVFPRLFTCPTLETTNFKVEFEVNIVIVLHDDHLITENFPLKLCRV; encoded by the exons ATGAGCGTCACTTTGGATATAAGACTGAAAAGAGCAAACAAAGTTTACCATGAAGGG GAAGCGGTGGCTGGTGTCATCTTGCTGGTGTGTAAGGAGTCGCTGCAGCACCACGGCATCTCTTTGAACATGGAGGGACTGGTGAACCTGCAGCTGAGCTCCAAGAGTGTCGGCGTCTTTGAAGCTTTCTACAACTCTGTCAAG CCCATCCAGCTGATCAGCAGTAACATCGAGGTGGCCAAGGCAGGAAAAGTCCCAGCAGGCAAGACTGAGATCCCCTTTGAGTTCCCTCTGAACACAAAAGGCAACAAAGTGCTGTACGAGACCTACCACGGTGTCTTCGTCAACATTCAG TACACCCTCCGCTGTGACATgaagcgccccctgctggccaaaGACCTGAGCAGGAACTGCGAGTTCATTGTGCACTGTCAG CCACAGAAAGCTAAAGTTGTGCCGACTCCAGTCAACTTCACCATCACTCCGGACACCCTGCAGAACATCCGCGAG AGGAGTTCACTGCCAAAGTTCCTAATCAGAGGCCATTTAGATGCCACCAACTGTGTGATCAGCCAGCCGTTGACtggagaggtggtggtggagaacTCAGACGTTCCCATAAAGAGTATTGAACTGCAGCTTGTGCGAGTAGAGACCTGTG GTTGTGCTGAAGGCTACGCCAGAGATGCCACGGAGATCCAGAACATCCAGATAGCTGAAGGTGACGTCTGCCACAGCCTCCCTATTCCCATCTACATGGTCTTCCCCAGGCTGTTCACCTGCCCCACACTGGAGACCACCAACTTCAAAGTCG AGTTTGAAGTCAACATTGTCATCGTGCTTCATGATGACCATCTGATCACAGAGAACTTCCCTCTGAAGCTGTGCAGAGTCTGA